One window of the Paenibacillus beijingensis genome contains the following:
- a CDS encoding YihY/virulence factor BrkB family protein has translation MKHQLNRKVRIMDFSRNLIARFRDDEVPALGAQLTYYLILAFFPFLIFLVTLIGFVQLSSDTVLNGLIRNLPASSGDTVRDIIREVSVNRNGAFLSVGMIATIWAASSGVNAVIKGLNKAYDEEETRPFWKVRGISLLATVVLALVIMLVMLMLIFGRSIGEYMFQLLSYPDGFEPIWAVLKYVVPLAAMIGVFMLLYWITPNRKMNFKEVIPGAVFASIGWIVTSFLFSIYVNQFGNYTKTYGSLGGVIVLLIWLYLSSIIIILGGEINATIAFGQRGLSKKPVKRYGLHLPFFNKKHDPAGPNKGIRT, from the coding sequence ATGAAACATCAACTTAATCGTAAAGTTCGAATCATGGATTTTTCCCGAAACTTGATCGCCCGTTTCCGCGATGACGAGGTGCCTGCGCTCGGCGCCCAGCTTACGTATTATCTGATTCTCGCCTTTTTCCCGTTTCTTATTTTTCTGGTGACGCTGATCGGATTTGTGCAGCTTTCAAGCGATACGGTTCTCAATGGGCTGATCCGGAACCTTCCCGCAAGTTCGGGAGACACCGTACGCGACATCATTCGTGAGGTTTCCGTAAACCGCAATGGCGCGTTTCTTTCGGTCGGGATGATTGCGACGATTTGGGCCGCTTCGAGCGGCGTTAACGCCGTTATCAAGGGCTTGAACAAGGCATATGACGAGGAGGAGACGCGTCCGTTCTGGAAAGTGCGCGGCATCTCCTTGCTCGCAACGGTCGTGCTGGCGCTTGTTATTATGCTGGTGATGCTGATGCTTATTTTCGGCCGTTCGATCGGAGAGTACATGTTTCAATTGTTAAGCTATCCCGACGGGTTCGAGCCGATTTGGGCGGTTCTGAAGTATGTCGTGCCGCTGGCTGCGATGATCGGCGTGTTCATGCTGCTGTACTGGATTACACCGAACCGGAAAATGAATTTCAAGGAAGTCATTCCCGGTGCCGTCTTCGCTTCCATTGGCTGGATCGTCACCTCGTTTTTATTTTCCATTTATGTAAACCAGTTCGGCAACTATACAAAAACGTACGGCAGCCTCGGCGGTGTAATCGTGCTCCTGATCTGGCTGTATCTGAGCTCCATCATTATTATTTTGGGCGGGGAAATCAACGCCACGATCGCCTTCGGACAGCGGGGCTTAAGCAAGAAGCCGGTTAAAAGGTACGGTCTGCACCTGCCGTTCTTCAACAAGAAGCACGATCCTGCTGGGCCGAACAAAGGCATCCGGACGTAA
- a CDS encoding sulfite exporter TauE/SafE family protein produces MEHLSIEMLLFIIAGGFVAAFVDAVVGGGGMIAVPVLLMTGMPADVVLGTNKLAGTMGSLTSTVTFMRSGKVDFKSVKWLFPLSLLGAVSGTLVLRHIPSDFLKPLVVVMLIGITVYTIFRKSWGSSSTFRSYSAKSAWLIAITALGFGFYDGFFGPGTGSFLIFAFLMLGLDFVKAAGNAKVLNFGSNIASLATFMLLGTINYEIGLPMGAAMIAGSMCGSKVAIRKGAAYVRPLFIIVCVSLIGKQVWELVSK; encoded by the coding sequence GTGGAGCATCTTAGTATTGAAATGCTGCTGTTTATTATCGCCGGAGGCTTTGTGGCCGCATTTGTAGACGCTGTTGTCGGAGGCGGCGGAATGATTGCGGTTCCGGTGCTGCTGATGACGGGTATGCCCGCCGATGTCGTGCTTGGGACGAACAAATTAGCGGGCACGATGGGCTCGCTGACAAGCACCGTAACCTTTATGCGTTCGGGAAAAGTGGATTTCAAGTCGGTCAAATGGCTGTTTCCGCTCTCCTTGTTAGGGGCGGTGAGCGGAACGCTGGTGCTGCGGCACATTCCTTCGGACTTTCTGAAGCCTCTGGTCGTCGTTATGCTGATCGGGATTACCGTTTATACGATTTTTCGCAAAAGTTGGGGAAGCAGCTCCACGTTCCGGAGCTACTCCGCAAAGTCGGCTTGGCTGATCGCCATCACCGCGCTCGGGTTTGGTTTTTATGACGGATTTTTCGGTCCGGGAACCGGTTCCTTCCTTATTTTCGCCTTTTTGATGCTCGGACTCGATTTCGTTAAAGCGGCGGGAAACGCCAAGGTGCTTAATTTCGGCAGCAATATTGCGAGCCTGGCTACTTTTATGCTGCTCGGCACAATTAACTACGAGATCGGCCTTCCGATGGGAGCGGCGATGATCGCAGGTTCGATGTGCGGATCCAAAGTAGCTATTCGCAAGGGCGCCGCTTATGTGCGGCCGCTGTTCATCATCGTTTGCGTATCGTTAATCGGCAAACAGGTGTGGGAGCTGGTATCGAAGTAA